From Oryza sativa Japonica Group chromosome 4, ASM3414082v1, one genomic window encodes:
- the LOC4336693 gene encoding uncharacterized protein isoform X1, with the protein MEAAASSLSSLLATLRVVGPWTPPATWESVTQAGGAARTANPGGRLRGDPIYELASVPDASLVRLALHALHGVKSSLDEIEELSVLFFSCPADRTSHRVANVWSRSSSTTSVGNILKSIRTTGLSVLFLCKFLHFYLFQSRELNGRGREGHEHEVSDSEETEQPAPYSLVNQAFAAAVEKVLEGYFCSLNTLPASIKLRRLEGQPDIPSMTPDGASYNSNSEITLLEVYLHTEELRRHIKSLGNICFPKFAGLSLCQEGLTTDSNLGFENFPWSTDLLSYLYVHLRDADSVHYGLLKYLFVRSCEPYCNFIKSWIYRASVDDPYEEFLITQAKNKRTQGGSSDPVDNFTLLSLKGANHVSAPCFLKDVCGPLLRTGQQLQVLMKLLESCNLSDTGGDAHASRHIIHLEEILPWFDTSIESSMNSFTFSKSRVEAVICQRDAMYKSMIEKLHHFFSNVEVIPFDAALNVLHISTSPLDTAVSDVELFYHGTNALPACNVVAELKDNDASSTSQESSDKVDALESSESSSSYSSIDDIEDEIDTACDNMPSSMFSSYRASSGEAKCSSVTTKLLSYETCSVSDGINPASPINENKKKDDLSYGHVPMHSQSIEHDVVCDALELDNQYSEFWPFDSFLKNSFDISSGKMSLAEEFLYTGDKGAEQVSHANVVCRHSESGSPRLPNRDNDEKSINIKQPWNTNIPYNFSINPIVKNAVSCHTEHDLHGNRKNQALIGFNFESVTNPCEAYCGRSTSSLDEFEVRSAMAVQSNAQASKQFDCSSKLLQSKTTSHAYLTSPGDISAQTNLLENPSGGAFWEKSLEYTAKSMEIAGDTTSSSDMPLDIAIDKCIIQEVLLQYKYVSSFTMKLLEDGFDLCGHLQALRRYHFMELADWADSFIVSIYKKKWSFVKSEHKRAEIQGLLDLALQRSSCDSDPYKERLFVYMNEQPVVSLKASTCGLDVLDDILLGYKVDWPVNIVITEEALKTYAEIFRYLVQVRLAVFSLTEVWRFLKELTQLISRSSHNRPDVLKELSSVMKLRHQVYHFLSTLQQYLHCHLSDISWRRFQHSLQHQVRDMLDLEYVHLCYVTDALHICFLSAETKPIAAIINSILQQALELRSCFKSLNYISESTVKQLNLDSLINFSQVDAIRTKFEGNIKDLYILHLKSSKYGEIGLYRFWGYLNYNEYHSLMINKDMGCFYF; encoded by the exons ATGGAGGCCGCGGCCTCCAGCCTCTCGTCGCTGCTCGCCACCCTCCGAGTGGTCGGCCCGTGGACGCCGCCGGCAACCTGGGAGTCCGTCACCCAGGCTGGCGGTGCCGCCCGTACCGCCAACCCTGGAGGGCGGCTCCGGGGGGATCCGATCTACGAGCTCGCATCGGTTCCG GATGCTTCTTTGGTTCGTTTGGCTTTGCATGCACTGCATGGTGTCAAATCATCATTAGATGAGATTGAGGAGCTCTCTGTGCTGTTCTTCTCATGTCCGGCTGATAGGACTTCTCATCGTGTTGCAAACGTGTGGTCACGTTCATCCAGTACTACCTCTGTAGGGAATATTCTCAAATCTATACGCACTACAGGTCTTTCAGTTCTCTTCCTGTGCAAGTTTCTGCATTTTTATCTTTTCCAAAGTCGAGAATTGAATGGTCGAGGTAGAGAAGGACATGAACATGAAGTTTCTGATAGCGAAGAAACTGAACAACCTGCTCCTTACAGTTTAGTGAACCAAGCATTTGCTGCAgcagttgaaaaggttttagaaggttatttttgttCCTTGAATACTCTACCAGCATCAATTAAGCTGAGGCGTTTGGAGGGACAACCTGATATACCTTCCATGACCCCAGATGGAGCTAGTTATAATTCTAATTCTGAAATCACTCTTCTGGAAGTTTATCTCCACACTGAGGAGTTAAGAAGACATATTAAGTCCCTCGGAAATATATGCTTTCCGAAGTTTGCAGGTCTTTCGTTGTGCCAGGAGGGTTTGACAACTGATTCTAACTTGGGGTTTGAGAACTTCCCATGGAGCACTGATTTGCTTTCCTATTTGTATGTCCATCTTCGT GATGCCGATTCCGTTCACTATGGACTTCTAAAATATCTTTTTGTTCGTTCTTGTGAGCCATATTGTAATTTCATCAAGTCCTGGATTTACCGAGCTTCTGTTGATGATCCTTATGAGGAATTTCTCATAACTCAAGCTAAGAATAAGCGAACTCAAGGAGGTTCTTCAGACCCAGTAGATAATTTCACCCTGTTGTCCTTAAAG GGAGCAAATCATGTATCTGCACCATGCTTTCTAAAAGATGTATGTGGTCCTCTTCTGCGCACTGGACAACAACTTCAAGTGCTCATGAAGCTTCTAGAATCGTGTAATCTTTCTGACACTGGAGGAGATGCTCATGCATCTCGTCACATCATTCATCTGGAGGAAATTCTCCCATGGTTTGATACGTCCATCGAGTCTTCAATGAATTCATTCACTTTCTCAAAAAGTAGGGTGGAAGCAGTAATATGTCAAAGAGATGCTATGTACAAGTCAATGATAGAGAAGCTCCATCACTTTTTCTCAAATGTTGAG GTAATTCCTTTTGATGCGGCACTGAATGTTCTGCATATAAGTACAAGCCCTCTAGATACAGCTGTTTCAGATGTGGAGCTGTTCTATCATGGCACAAATGCTCTACCAGCTTGCAATGT GGTTGCAGAGCTTAAAGATAATGATGCTTCTTCAACATCACAAGAATCTTCAGATAAAGTGGATGCATTAGAATCATCGGAATCATCTTCATCATATAGTTCTATTGATGATATTGAAGATGAGATTGATACTGCTTGTGATAATATGCCTAGCTCGATGTTCTCATCGTACCGTGCAAGTTCAGGTGAAGCAAAATGCTCATCTGTAACCACAAAGTTACTTTCATATGAAACCTGTTCTGTTTCTGATGGGATTAATCCTGCTAGCCCTATCAATGAGAACAAGAAAAAGGACGACTTGAGTTATGGACATGTTCCTATGCACTCGCAGAGTATAGAACATGACGTGGTCTGTGATGCTTTGGAACTGGACAATCAATACAGTGAATTTTGGCCATTCGACAGTTTCTTGAAGAATTCATTCGATATATCCTCTGGAAAAATGAGTTTGGCTGAAGAGTTCTTATATACAGGAGATAAAGGTGCAGAGCAAGTATCACATGCCAATGTTGTTTGTCGACACTCTGAATCAGGGTCTCCTAGACTGCCAAATAGGGATAACGATGAAAAATCTATCAATATAAAGCAACCATGGAATACTAACATTCCTTACAATTTTAGCATTAATCCAATAGTGAAGAATGCGGTTTCTTGTCATACGGAGCATGACTTGCATGGAAATAGGAAGAACCAAGCACTTATTGGCTTTAATTTTGAGTCAGTAACTAATCCATGTGAAGCATATTGTGGGAGAAGTACTTCTTCCCTTGATGAGTTTGAAGTCAGATCTGCAATGGCTGTACAGTCCAATGCTCAGGCTTCTAAACAGTTTGATTGTTCCAGCAAGCTTCTTCAATCGAAGACAACAAGTCATGCTTATCTTACTTCCCCAGGAGACATCTCAGCACAAACAAATCTTCTAGAAAATCCTTCGGGTGGGGCATTCTGGGAGAAATCATTAGAGTACACTGCTAAATCAATGGAAATAGCTGGAGATACCACTTCATCATCTGATATGCCACTTGATATAGCTATTGACAAGTGCATTATACAAGAAGTTTTGCTGCA ATATAAATATGTAAGCAGCTTCACGATGAAGTTGCTTGAGGATGGTTTTGATCTTTGTGGACACTTACAAGCACTGCGGCGTTACCATTTTATGGAACTGGCTGATTGGGCAGATTCTTTTATTGTTTCTATTTATAAAAAG AAGTGGTCCTTTGTCAAGTCTGAGCACAAAAGAGCAGAGATCCAAGGGCTTCTTGACTTGGCTTTGCAGAGGTCTTCATGCGATTCTGACCCTTATAAGGAAAGGTTGTTTGTATATATGAATGAGCAACCAGTTGTTTCTCTTAAAGCCTCTACATGTG GTCTTGATGTGCTGGACGACATCTTATTGGGCTATAAAGTTGATTGGCCAGTGAACATCGTCATTACAGAGGAGGCACTTAAAACATATGCTGAAATATTTCGGTATCTTGTTCAGGTTAGGCTTGCAGTGTTTTCTCTGACTGAAGTGTGGCGATTTCTGAAG GAGTTAACACAGTTAATCAGTCGTTCCAGCCATAATAGACCTGATGTTTTAAAGGAATTGAGTTCTGTGATGAAACTGAG ACATCAAGTTTATCACTTTCTATCAACACTACAACAGTATCTCCATTGCCATTTGTCTGATATATCATGGCGCCGTTTTCAACATTCACTTCAACATCAG GTGAGAGATATGCTGGATCTCGAGTATGTGCATCTATGTTATGTTACTGATGCGCTTCACAT ATGTTTCTTATCTGCTGAAACAAAACCAATTGCTGCCATAATTAATAGCATTCTACAACAAGCTTTGGAGTTGCGGTCATGTTTTAAGAGCCTCAATTACATTTCTGAGTCAACAGTAAAACAACTTAATCTGGATTCTCTTATAAATTTCTCTCAG GTGGACGCTATTAGAACGAAGTTTGAGGGTAATATCAAAGATTTGTATATTTTGCATTTGAAGTCTTCGAAATATGGGGAGATTGGTCTTTATCGTTTCTGGGGGTATCTTAACTACAATGAGTATCATTCCTTGATGATCAACAAAGATATGGGCTGCTTCTATTTCTAA
- the LOC4336693 gene encoding uncharacterized protein isoform X2, protein MEAAASSLSSLLATLRVVGPWTPPATWESVTQAGGAARTANPGGRLRGDPIYELASVPDASLVRLALHALHGVKSSLDEIEELSVLFFSCPADRTSHRVANVWSRSSSTTSVGNILKSIRTTGLSVLFLCKFLHFYLFQSRELNGRGREGHEHEVSDSEETEQPAPYSLVNQAFAAAVEKVLEGYFCSLNTLPASIKLRRLEGQPDIPSMTPDGASYNSNSEITLLEVYLHTEELRRHIKSLGNICFPKFAGLSLCQEGLTTDSNLGFENFPWSTDLLSYLYVHLRDADSVHYGLLKYLFVRSCEPYCNFIKSWIYRASVDDPYEEFLITQAKNKRTQGGSSDPVDNFTLLSLKGANHVSAPCFLKDVCGPLLRTGQQLQVLMKLLESCNLSDTGGDAHASRHIIHLEEILPWFDTSIESSMNSFTFSKSRVEAVICQRDAMYKSMIEKLHHFFSNVEVIPFDAALNVLHISTSPLDTAVSDVELFYHGTNALPACNVVAELKDNDASSTSQESSDKVDALESSESSSSYSSIDDIEDEIDTACDNMPSSMFSSYRASSGEAKCSSVTTKLLSYETCSVSDGINPASPINENKKKDDLSYGHVPMHSQSIEHDVVCDALELDNQYSEFWPFDSFLKNSFDISSGKMSLAEEFLYTGDKGAEQVSHANVVCRHSESGSPRLPNRDNDEKSINIKQPWNTNIPYNFSINPIVKNAVSCHTEHDLHGNRKNQALIGFNFESVTNPCEAYCGRSTSSLDEFEVRSAMAVQSNAQASKQFDCSSKLLQSKTTSHAYLTSPGDISAQTNLLENPSGGAFWEKSLEYTAKSMEIAGDTTSSSDMPLDIAIDKCIIQEVLLQYKYVSSFTMKLLEDGFDLCGHLQALRRYHFMELADWADSFIVSIYKKKWSFVKSEHKRAEIQGLLDLALQRSSCDSDPYKERLFVYMNEQPVVSLKASTCLDVLDDILLGYKVDWPVNIVITEEALKTYAEIFRYLVQVRLAVFSLTEVWRFLKELTQLISRSSHNRPDVLKELSSVMKLRHQVYHFLSTLQQYLHCHLSDISWRRFQHSLQHQVRDMLDLEYVHLCYVTDALHICFLSAETKPIAAIINSILQQALELRSCFKSLNYISESTVKQLNLDSLINFSQVDAIRTKFEGNIKDLYILHLKSSKYGEIGLYRFWGYLNYNEYHSLMINKDMGCFYF, encoded by the exons ATGGAGGCCGCGGCCTCCAGCCTCTCGTCGCTGCTCGCCACCCTCCGAGTGGTCGGCCCGTGGACGCCGCCGGCAACCTGGGAGTCCGTCACCCAGGCTGGCGGTGCCGCCCGTACCGCCAACCCTGGAGGGCGGCTCCGGGGGGATCCGATCTACGAGCTCGCATCGGTTCCG GATGCTTCTTTGGTTCGTTTGGCTTTGCATGCACTGCATGGTGTCAAATCATCATTAGATGAGATTGAGGAGCTCTCTGTGCTGTTCTTCTCATGTCCGGCTGATAGGACTTCTCATCGTGTTGCAAACGTGTGGTCACGTTCATCCAGTACTACCTCTGTAGGGAATATTCTCAAATCTATACGCACTACAGGTCTTTCAGTTCTCTTCCTGTGCAAGTTTCTGCATTTTTATCTTTTCCAAAGTCGAGAATTGAATGGTCGAGGTAGAGAAGGACATGAACATGAAGTTTCTGATAGCGAAGAAACTGAACAACCTGCTCCTTACAGTTTAGTGAACCAAGCATTTGCTGCAgcagttgaaaaggttttagaaggttatttttgttCCTTGAATACTCTACCAGCATCAATTAAGCTGAGGCGTTTGGAGGGACAACCTGATATACCTTCCATGACCCCAGATGGAGCTAGTTATAATTCTAATTCTGAAATCACTCTTCTGGAAGTTTATCTCCACACTGAGGAGTTAAGAAGACATATTAAGTCCCTCGGAAATATATGCTTTCCGAAGTTTGCAGGTCTTTCGTTGTGCCAGGAGGGTTTGACAACTGATTCTAACTTGGGGTTTGAGAACTTCCCATGGAGCACTGATTTGCTTTCCTATTTGTATGTCCATCTTCGT GATGCCGATTCCGTTCACTATGGACTTCTAAAATATCTTTTTGTTCGTTCTTGTGAGCCATATTGTAATTTCATCAAGTCCTGGATTTACCGAGCTTCTGTTGATGATCCTTATGAGGAATTTCTCATAACTCAAGCTAAGAATAAGCGAACTCAAGGAGGTTCTTCAGACCCAGTAGATAATTTCACCCTGTTGTCCTTAAAG GGAGCAAATCATGTATCTGCACCATGCTTTCTAAAAGATGTATGTGGTCCTCTTCTGCGCACTGGACAACAACTTCAAGTGCTCATGAAGCTTCTAGAATCGTGTAATCTTTCTGACACTGGAGGAGATGCTCATGCATCTCGTCACATCATTCATCTGGAGGAAATTCTCCCATGGTTTGATACGTCCATCGAGTCTTCAATGAATTCATTCACTTTCTCAAAAAGTAGGGTGGAAGCAGTAATATGTCAAAGAGATGCTATGTACAAGTCAATGATAGAGAAGCTCCATCACTTTTTCTCAAATGTTGAG GTAATTCCTTTTGATGCGGCACTGAATGTTCTGCATATAAGTACAAGCCCTCTAGATACAGCTGTTTCAGATGTGGAGCTGTTCTATCATGGCACAAATGCTCTACCAGCTTGCAATGT GGTTGCAGAGCTTAAAGATAATGATGCTTCTTCAACATCACAAGAATCTTCAGATAAAGTGGATGCATTAGAATCATCGGAATCATCTTCATCATATAGTTCTATTGATGATATTGAAGATGAGATTGATACTGCTTGTGATAATATGCCTAGCTCGATGTTCTCATCGTACCGTGCAAGTTCAGGTGAAGCAAAATGCTCATCTGTAACCACAAAGTTACTTTCATATGAAACCTGTTCTGTTTCTGATGGGATTAATCCTGCTAGCCCTATCAATGAGAACAAGAAAAAGGACGACTTGAGTTATGGACATGTTCCTATGCACTCGCAGAGTATAGAACATGACGTGGTCTGTGATGCTTTGGAACTGGACAATCAATACAGTGAATTTTGGCCATTCGACAGTTTCTTGAAGAATTCATTCGATATATCCTCTGGAAAAATGAGTTTGGCTGAAGAGTTCTTATATACAGGAGATAAAGGTGCAGAGCAAGTATCACATGCCAATGTTGTTTGTCGACACTCTGAATCAGGGTCTCCTAGACTGCCAAATAGGGATAACGATGAAAAATCTATCAATATAAAGCAACCATGGAATACTAACATTCCTTACAATTTTAGCATTAATCCAATAGTGAAGAATGCGGTTTCTTGTCATACGGAGCATGACTTGCATGGAAATAGGAAGAACCAAGCACTTATTGGCTTTAATTTTGAGTCAGTAACTAATCCATGTGAAGCATATTGTGGGAGAAGTACTTCTTCCCTTGATGAGTTTGAAGTCAGATCTGCAATGGCTGTACAGTCCAATGCTCAGGCTTCTAAACAGTTTGATTGTTCCAGCAAGCTTCTTCAATCGAAGACAACAAGTCATGCTTATCTTACTTCCCCAGGAGACATCTCAGCACAAACAAATCTTCTAGAAAATCCTTCGGGTGGGGCATTCTGGGAGAAATCATTAGAGTACACTGCTAAATCAATGGAAATAGCTGGAGATACCACTTCATCATCTGATATGCCACTTGATATAGCTATTGACAAGTGCATTATACAAGAAGTTTTGCTGCA ATATAAATATGTAAGCAGCTTCACGATGAAGTTGCTTGAGGATGGTTTTGATCTTTGTGGACACTTACAAGCACTGCGGCGTTACCATTTTATGGAACTGGCTGATTGGGCAGATTCTTTTATTGTTTCTATTTATAAAAAG AAGTGGTCCTTTGTCAAGTCTGAGCACAAAAGAGCAGAGATCCAAGGGCTTCTTGACTTGGCTTTGCAGAGGTCTTCATGCGATTCTGACCCTTATAAGGAAAGGTTGTTTGTATATATGAATGAGCAACCAGTTGTTTCTCTTAAAGCCTCTACAT GTCTTGATGTGCTGGACGACATCTTATTGGGCTATAAAGTTGATTGGCCAGTGAACATCGTCATTACAGAGGAGGCACTTAAAACATATGCTGAAATATTTCGGTATCTTGTTCAGGTTAGGCTTGCAGTGTTTTCTCTGACTGAAGTGTGGCGATTTCTGAAG GAGTTAACACAGTTAATCAGTCGTTCCAGCCATAATAGACCTGATGTTTTAAAGGAATTGAGTTCTGTGATGAAACTGAG ACATCAAGTTTATCACTTTCTATCAACACTACAACAGTATCTCCATTGCCATTTGTCTGATATATCATGGCGCCGTTTTCAACATTCACTTCAACATCAG GTGAGAGATATGCTGGATCTCGAGTATGTGCATCTATGTTATGTTACTGATGCGCTTCACAT ATGTTTCTTATCTGCTGAAACAAAACCAATTGCTGCCATAATTAATAGCATTCTACAACAAGCTTTGGAGTTGCGGTCATGTTTTAAGAGCCTCAATTACATTTCTGAGTCAACAGTAAAACAACTTAATCTGGATTCTCTTATAAATTTCTCTCAG GTGGACGCTATTAGAACGAAGTTTGAGGGTAATATCAAAGATTTGTATATTTTGCATTTGAAGTCTTCGAAATATGGGGAGATTGGTCTTTATCGTTTCTGGGGGTATCTTAACTACAATGAGTATCATTCCTTGATGATCAACAAAGATATGGGCTGCTTCTATTTCTAA